From Macaca fascicularis isolate 582-1 chromosome 14, T2T-MFA8v1.1, a single genomic window includes:
- the SIGIRR gene encoding single Ig IL-1-related receptor isoform X2, producing the protein MNDGKLYDAYVSYSDCPEDRKFVNFILKPQLERRRGYKLFLDDRDLLPRAEPSADLLVNLSRCRRLIVVLSDAFLSRAWCSHSFREGLCRLLELTRRPIFITFEGQRRDPAHPALRLLRQHRHLVTLLLWRPGSVTPSSEFWKELQLALPRKVHYRPVEGDPQTQLQDDKDPMLILRGRVPEGRALDSEVDPDPEGDLGVRGPVFGEPSAPPHTSGVSLGEGRSSEVDVSDLGSRNYSARTDFYCLVSKDDM; encoded by the exons ATGAACG ACGGGAAGCTCTACGACGCCTACGTCTCCTACAGCGACTGCCCAGAGGACCGCAAGTTCGTGAACTTCATCCTGAAGCCGCAGCTGGAGCGGCGTCGGGGATACAAGCTCTTCCTGGACGACCGCGACCTCCTGCCGCGCGCTG AGCCCTCCGCCGACCTCCTGGTGAACCTGAGCCGCTGCCGCCGCCTCATCGTGGTGCTTTCCGACGCCTTCCTGAGCCGGGCCTGGTGCAGCCACAGCTTCCG GGAGGGCCTGTGCCGGCTGCTGGAGCTCACCCGCAGACCCATCTTCATCACCTTCGAGGGCCAGAGGCGCGATCCCGCGCACCCGGCGCTCCGCCTGCTGCGCCAGCACCGCCACCTGGTGACCTTGCTGCTCTGGAGGCCCGGCTCCGTG ACTCCTTCCTCCGAGTTTTGGAAAGAACTACAGCTGGCGCTGCCGCGGAAGGTGCATTACAGGCCGGTGGAAGGAGACCCCCAGACGCAGCTCCAGGATGACAAGGACCCCATGCTGATTCTTCGAGGCCGAGTCCCGGAGGGCCGGGCCCTGGACTCAGAGGTGGACCCGGACCCTGAGGGAGACCTGG GTGTCCGGGGGCCTGTCTTTGGAGAGCCATCAGCTCCACCGCACACGAGTGGGGTCTCGCTGGGGGAGGGCCGGAGCAGTGAAGTGGACGTCTCGGACCTCGGCTCGCGAAACTACAGTGCCCGCACAGACTTCTACTGCCTGGTGTCCAAGGATGATATGTAG
- the SIGIRR gene encoding single Ig IL-1-related receptor isoform X1, which produces MPGVCDKAPDFLSPSEDQVLRPALGSSVALNCTAWVVSGPHCSLPSVQWLKDGLPLGNGGHYSLHEYSWDKANLSEVLVSSVLGINVTSAEVYGAFACSIQNVSSSSFTLQRAGPTSHVAAVLASLLVLLTLLLAALLYVKCRLNVLLWYQDAYGEVEMNDGKLYDAYVSYSDCPEDRKFVNFILKPQLERRRGYKLFLDDRDLLPRAEPSADLLVNLSRCRRLIVVLSDAFLSRAWCSHSFREGLCRLLELTRRPIFITFEGQRRDPAHPALRLLRQHRHLVTLLLWRPGSVTPSSEFWKELQLALPRKVHYRPVEGDPQTQLQDDKDPMLILRGRVPEGRALDSEVDPDPEGDLGVRGPVFGEPSAPPHTSGVSLGEGRSSEVDVSDLGSRNYSARTDFYCLVSKDDM; this is translated from the exons ATGCCAG GTGTCTGTGATAAGGCCCCTGACTTCCTCTCCCCGTCTGAAGACCAGGTGCTGAGGCCCGCCTTGGGCAGCTCAGTGGCTCTGAACTGCACAGCTTGGGTAGTCTCTGGGCCCCACTGCTCCCTGCCTTCAGTCCAGTGGCTGAAAGATGGGCTTCCATTGGGAAATGGGGGCCACTACAGCCTCCACGAGTACTCCTG GGACAAGGCCAACTTGTCAGAGGTGCTTGTGTCCAGCGTCCTGGGGATCAATGTGACCAGCGCTGAGGTCTACGGGGCCTTTGCCTGCTCCATCCAGAACGTCAGCTCCTCCTCCTTCACTCTTCAGAGAGCTG GCCCTACAAGCCACGTGGCTGCGGTGCTGGCCTCCCTCCTGGTCCTGCTGACCCTGCTGCTGGCTGCCCTGCTCTATGTCAAGTGCCGTCTCAACGTGCTGCTCTGGTACCAGGACGCGTATGGGGAGGTGGAGATGAACG ACGGGAAGCTCTACGACGCCTACGTCTCCTACAGCGACTGCCCAGAGGACCGCAAGTTCGTGAACTTCATCCTGAAGCCGCAGCTGGAGCGGCGTCGGGGATACAAGCTCTTCCTGGACGACCGCGACCTCCTGCCGCGCGCTG AGCCCTCCGCCGACCTCCTGGTGAACCTGAGCCGCTGCCGCCGCCTCATCGTGGTGCTTTCCGACGCCTTCCTGAGCCGGGCCTGGTGCAGCCACAGCTTCCG GGAGGGCCTGTGCCGGCTGCTGGAGCTCACCCGCAGACCCATCTTCATCACCTTCGAGGGCCAGAGGCGCGATCCCGCGCACCCGGCGCTCCGCCTGCTGCGCCAGCACCGCCACCTGGTGACCTTGCTGCTCTGGAGGCCCGGCTCCGTG ACTCCTTCCTCCGAGTTTTGGAAAGAACTACAGCTGGCGCTGCCGCGGAAGGTGCATTACAGGCCGGTGGAAGGAGACCCCCAGACGCAGCTCCAGGATGACAAGGACCCCATGCTGATTCTTCGAGGCCGAGTCCCGGAGGGCCGGGCCCTGGACTCAGAGGTGGACCCGGACCCTGAGGGAGACCTGG GTGTCCGGGGGCCTGTCTTTGGAGAGCCATCAGCTCCACCGCACACGAGTGGGGTCTCGCTGGGGGAGGGCCGGAGCAGTGAAGTGGACGTCTCGGACCTCGGCTCGCGAAACTACAGTGCCCGCACAGACTTCTACTGCCTGGTGTCCAAGGATGATATGTAG